The following coding sequences lie in one Helicoverpa zea isolate HzStark_Cry1AcR chromosome 2, ilHelZeax1.1, whole genome shotgun sequence genomic window:
- the LOC124640360 gene encoding transcription factor E2F7-like, with product MYEDDNITCTPKRCVLTEVTNSANYVSPTANLKLLTNVALQYPTPPPSAVHRKEKSLQILCDRFLNLYPLHGDGPVEIQLDSTAARLGVEKRRMYDIINILEAMQCAVHKRKNTYLWHGGSRLNSFLKMLKKQGEHLKLSEALRGKAPKPPTPKHKTLGVLAQRFLMLFLVEPPNTLINLEMAVRVLIDTSNKSKTVLTPEQQDRQHKSKVRRLYDIANVFISIGLIEKVSGNLILKKPVFKYVGPYKIKKCDKTLMTTPSPITPLSLLDSEQRGTACHVFAGRSKRKLEFTTPTSTKELKLGITTPPHTPSHKWDEILLVADMELTRINKGVVL from the exons ATGTATGAAGATGACAACATAACTTGTACTCCAAAGCGCTGTGTGCTTACTGAGGTCACAAACTCAGCCAACTATGTATCGCCGACTGCTAACCTCAAGTTACTGACTAATGTCGCGTTGCAATATCCCACACCGCCGCCCAGTGCTGTACATCGAAAAGAAAAATCCCTTCAGATATTATGTGACAG ATTCCTCAATCTGTATCCACTCCATGGTGATGGTCCAGTGGAAATACAACTGGATAGCACTGCAGCCCGGCTAGGCGTAGAGAAACGTCGAATGTATGATATAATAAACATACTTGAAGCTATGCAGTGTGCAGTTCATAAGAGAAAGAACACATATCTTTGGCATGGAGGATCTCGACTAAATTCATTTCTTAAAATGTTGAAAAAGCAGGGGGAGCACCTTAAGTTATCAGAAGCTCTGCGTGGGAAAGCCCCCAAGCCTCCCACACCCAAACATAAAACTTTGGGAGTTTTGGCTCAGAGATTCCTGATGCTGTTCTTAGTAGAACCTCCT AATACTCTAATAAACTTGGAGATGGCTGTGAGAGTGTTGATAGACACTTCCAATAAGAGTAAGACAGTCCTCACTCCTGAGCAGCAGGACCGCCAACACAAGTCCAAAGTAAGGAGACTCTATGACATTGCCAATGTATTTATCTCAATTGGTCTCATTGAAAAAGTATCaggtaatttaatattaaagaaGCCAGTTTTTAAGTATGTGGGGCCATACAAGATTAAGAAGTGTGATAAGACTTTAATGACAACACCATCCCCCATCACACCACTGTCGCTGTTGGACAGTGAGCAGAGGGGCACCGCTTGCCATGTGTTTGCTGGAAGATCCAAACGGAAACTGGAGTTCACGACTCCAACTTCCACCAAAGAACTGAAGCTTGGTATCACAACCCCACCTCACACGCCGTCACACAAGTGGGATGAAATCCTGCTCGTGGCTGACATGGAACTGACTAGAATTAACAAAGGAGTAGTCTTgtga
- the LOC124640371 gene encoding prenylated Rab acceptor protein 1 isoform X1, with amino-acid sequence MSENVNIDLSGEINATVEKKGLQKYVNDMELLLQHVRSGAGPALVMGVLATRRPWTQFVATDNFKAPPSIPRLSRRFYRNVEYFQANYLMVFLGLFAYCLITSPLLLIAMVASFFGYRKLTSGPNTWKPKIGGWELSKTQQYAVGAACSMALCWLAGAGAVLFWVLGATVTVVALHASFFDAEALPQSEDPEQFPMIEQV; translated from the exons ATGTCTGAAAATGTGAACATTGATCTCTCAGGAGAAATTAACGCTACTGTAGAAAAGAAAGGGTTACAAAAGTATGTCAATGATATGGAATT GTTGCTACAGCATGTCCGCAGTGGGGCTGGCCCGGCCCTGGTCATGGGAGTACTGGCTACACGTAGACCCTGGACACAATTTGTGGCTACTGACAACTTTAAG GCACCACCATCTATACCTCGCTTATCTCGCCGGTTTTACAGAAATGTGGAATACTTTCAAGCTAATTACCTGATGGTATTCCTTGGATTGTTTGCATACTGCCT GATAACTTCACCTCTACTGCTGATTGCTATGGTGGCCAGTTTCTTTGGATATCGAAAACTTACATCAGGTCCAAACACATGGAAG CCAAAA ATTGGTGGCTGGGAGTTGAGTAAAACTCAACAGTATGCAGTAGGTGCGGCATGCTCAATGGCATTGTGTTGGCTCGCCGGAGCTGGAGCTGTACTCTTCTGGgttttag GAGCCACGGTGACGGTAGTAGCCCTGCACGCCAGCTTCTTCGACGCAGAAGCCCTCCCACAATCCGAGGACCCGGAGCAGTTCCCAATGATAGAGCAGGTGTGA
- the LOC124640371 gene encoding prenylated Rab acceptor protein 1 isoform X3 translates to MSENVNIDLSGEINATVEKKGLQKLLQHVRSGAGPALVMGVLATRRPWTQFVATDNFKAPPSIPRLSRRFYRNVEYFQANYLMVFLGLFAYCLITSPLLLIAMVASFFGYRKLTSGPNTWKPKIGGWELSKTQQYAVGAACSMALCWLAGAGAVLFWVLGATVTVVALHASFFDAEALPQSEDPEQFPMIEQV, encoded by the exons ATGTCTGAAAATGTGAACATTGATCTCTCAGGAGAAATTAACGCTACTGTAGAAAAGAAAGGGTTACAAAA GTTGCTACAGCATGTCCGCAGTGGGGCTGGCCCGGCCCTGGTCATGGGAGTACTGGCTACACGTAGACCCTGGACACAATTTGTGGCTACTGACAACTTTAAG GCACCACCATCTATACCTCGCTTATCTCGCCGGTTTTACAGAAATGTGGAATACTTTCAAGCTAATTACCTGATGGTATTCCTTGGATTGTTTGCATACTGCCT GATAACTTCACCTCTACTGCTGATTGCTATGGTGGCCAGTTTCTTTGGATATCGAAAACTTACATCAGGTCCAAACACATGGAAG CCAAAA ATTGGTGGCTGGGAGTTGAGTAAAACTCAACAGTATGCAGTAGGTGCGGCATGCTCAATGGCATTGTGTTGGCTCGCCGGAGCTGGAGCTGTACTCTTCTGGgttttag GAGCCACGGTGACGGTAGTAGCCCTGCACGCCAGCTTCTTCGACGCAGAAGCCCTCCCACAATCCGAGGACCCGGAGCAGTTCCCAATGATAGAGCAGGTGTGA
- the LOC124640371 gene encoding prenylated Rab acceptor protein 1 isoform X2: MSENVNIDLSGEINATVEKKGLQKYVNDMELLLQHVRSGAGPALVMGVLATRRPWTQFVATDNFKAPPSIPRLSRRFYRNVEYFQANYLMVFLGLFAYCLITSPLLLIAMVASFFGYRKLTSGPNTWKIGGWELSKTQQYAVGAACSMALCWLAGAGAVLFWVLGATVTVVALHASFFDAEALPQSEDPEQFPMIEQV; encoded by the exons ATGTCTGAAAATGTGAACATTGATCTCTCAGGAGAAATTAACGCTACTGTAGAAAAGAAAGGGTTACAAAAGTATGTCAATGATATGGAATT GTTGCTACAGCATGTCCGCAGTGGGGCTGGCCCGGCCCTGGTCATGGGAGTACTGGCTACACGTAGACCCTGGACACAATTTGTGGCTACTGACAACTTTAAG GCACCACCATCTATACCTCGCTTATCTCGCCGGTTTTACAGAAATGTGGAATACTTTCAAGCTAATTACCTGATGGTATTCCTTGGATTGTTTGCATACTGCCT GATAACTTCACCTCTACTGCTGATTGCTATGGTGGCCAGTTTCTTTGGATATCGAAAACTTACATCAGGTCCAAACACATGGAAG ATTGGTGGCTGGGAGTTGAGTAAAACTCAACAGTATGCAGTAGGTGCGGCATGCTCAATGGCATTGTGTTGGCTCGCCGGAGCTGGAGCTGTACTCTTCTGGgttttag GAGCCACGGTGACGGTAGTAGCCCTGCACGCCAGCTTCTTCGACGCAGAAGCCCTCCCACAATCCGAGGACCCGGAGCAGTTCCCAATGATAGAGCAGGTGTGA
- the LOC124644192 gene encoding uncharacterized protein LOC124644192 isoform X2, translating into MRSCAVYLFFIIASVLALQDVDRIKRDILCRNCGADIASNRSIISKSSPKCRYSFSDTLFFKEEVLVQVFTTEVFLSYPVISFTYSSCIPTGEWEESTSWFPGYVWKPCICPDCGAYIGFVFQPINPDLVEPPKTFYGLILTHLISEDFLNSLTEYPGSISN; encoded by the exons atgcgTTCCTGTGCTgtgtacctattttttattattgcttcAGTGTTAGCTCTTCAAGACGTtgaccggataaaaa GAGATATTCTATGTCGCAATTGTGGTGCTGATATTGCCTCCAATCGCTCAATCATTTCAAAGTCGAGCCCTAAATGTAGATATTCGTTCAGCGAtactttatttttcaaagaagaAGTCCTGGTGCAGGTGTTTACTACCGAAGTATTTCTCAGTTATCCTGTGATATCATTCACATATTCATCTTGTATTCCCACAGGGGAG TGGGAAGAAAGTACGTCTTGGTTTCCTGGTTATGTTTGGAAGCCATGCATATGCCCAGATTGTGGGGCATATATTGGATTTGTCTTTCAACCCATCAATCCTGATTTGGTAGAGCCACCCAAAACATTTTATGGTCTTATCCTGACACATCTTATAAGTGAAgact TTCTTAATTCCTTGACTGAATACCCAGGAAGCATATCAAACTAA
- the LOC124644192 gene encoding uncharacterized protein LOC124644192 isoform X1, giving the protein MRSCAVYLFFIIASVLALQDVDRIKSMGDILCRNCGADIASNRSIISKSSPKCRYSFSDTLFFKEEVLVQVFTTEVFLSYPVISFTYSSCIPTGEWEESTSWFPGYVWKPCICPDCGAYIGFVFQPINPDLVEPPKTFYGLILTHLISEDFLNSLTEYPGSISN; this is encoded by the exons atgcgTTCCTGTGCTgtgtacctattttttattattgcttcAGTGTTAGCTCTTCAAGACGTtgaccggataaaaagtatgg GAGATATTCTATGTCGCAATTGTGGTGCTGATATTGCCTCCAATCGCTCAATCATTTCAAAGTCGAGCCCTAAATGTAGATATTCGTTCAGCGAtactttatttttcaaagaagaAGTCCTGGTGCAGGTGTTTACTACCGAAGTATTTCTCAGTTATCCTGTGATATCATTCACATATTCATCTTGTATTCCCACAGGGGAG TGGGAAGAAAGTACGTCTTGGTTTCCTGGTTATGTTTGGAAGCCATGCATATGCCCAGATTGTGGGGCATATATTGGATTTGTCTTTCAACCCATCAATCCTGATTTGGTAGAGCCACCCAAAACATTTTATGGTCTTATCCTGACACATCTTATAAGTGAAgact TTCTTAATTCCTTGACTGAATACCCAGGAAGCATATCAAACTAA
- the LOC124644192 gene encoding RNA guanine-N7 methyltransferase activating subunit isoform X3 — translation MADTLSAEDKEFLAKCEEELKDRFTEKDEDFMKVFNEVVSKPPVVDSWWVPNSGRRNDRRNNRRNHPYQRDNRDRNYDRRDNRGYNDYNRGYNDYNRGYDDSGSGYRARQRYPY, via the coding sequence ATGGCTGATACATTATCAGCTGAAGATAAGGAGTTTTTAGCTAAATGCGAGGAAGAACTGAAGGACAGATTTACTGAGAAAGATGAagattttatgaaagtttttaatgAAGTGGTCTCTAAGCCTCCAGTGGTAGACTCCTGGTGGGTTCCCAATTCTGGTCGTCGTAACGATCGCCGCAATAACCGGAGGAACCACCCGTACCAACGTGACAACAGAGACAGGAACTACGACCGCCGGGACAATAGAGGCTACAACGACTACAACAGAGGATACAACGACTACAATAGAGGATACGACGACAGCGGATCAGGATACCGCGCACGGCAACGCTATCCATACTGA
- the LOC124644110 gene encoding TLD domain-containing protein 2 isoform X12 — protein MSDELRRALYSSGASIDMEFSPPDLIGTSEVFTMEHREKLCSVLPARAQGYMWSLAFSTSQHGFSLASMYRKMQRVDSPVLLVIQDTDNNVFGALTSCALHPSEHFYGTGESLLFSFQCSGEEARRQSQANIDAPKDHDKDDNKEQKDEPPAPVKTKFKYWGWTGDNMYFIRGSNDNISIGAGDGKFGLWLDGDLYLGRTQRCKTYGNEPLTTREDFIVKIMECWTFI, from the exons ATGAGCGATGAGCTGCGCCGGGCTCTGTACTCGTCGGGCGCCTCCATCGACATGGAGTTCTCGCCGCCCGACCTCATCGGCACCTCCGAGGTATTCACCATGGAGCACAG AGAGAAGCTGTGTTCGGTGctgccggcgcgcgcgcagggcTACATGTGGTCGCTGGCGTTCAGCACTAGCCAGCACGGCTTCTCGCTGGCCTCCATGTACCGCAAGATGCAGCGCGTCGACAGCCCCGTGCTGCTCGTCATACAGGACACTGACAACAAT GTATTCGGCGCTCTGACATCGTGCGCGCTGCACCCGTCGGAGCACTTCTACGGCACGGGCGAGTCGCTGCTGTTCTCGTTCCAGTGCAGCGGCGAGGAGGCGCGCCGCCAGTCGCAGGCCAACATCGACGCGCCCAAAGATCACGACAAGGACGACAACAAGGAACAAAAAGATG AACCACCAGCACCGGTGAAAACCAAATTCAAGTACTGGGGCTGGACCGGAGACAACATGTATTTCATTCGCGGCAGCAACGATAACATATCCATCGGCGCCGGAGA CGGCAAGTTCGGGCTGTGGCTGGACGGCGACCTGTACCTGGGCCGCACGCAGCGCTGCAAGACGTACGGCAACGAGCCGCTGACCACGCGCGAGGACTTCATCGTCAAGATCATGGAGTGCTGGACCTTCATCtga
- the LOC124644110 gene encoding TLD domain-containing protein 2 isoform X11 has translation MQTVKWIEMVRLGPTATERPSTFDGEKVLSMSDELRRALYSSGASIDMEFSPPDLIGTSEVFTMEHREKLCSVLPARAQGYMWSLAFSTSQHGFSLASMYRKMQRVDSPVLLVIQDTDNNVFGALTSCALHPSEHFYGTGESLLFSFQCSGEEARRQSQANIDAPKDHDKDDNKEQKDEPPAPVKTKFKYWGWTGDNMYFIRGSNDNISIGAGDGKFGLWLDGDLYLGRTQRCKTYGNEPLTTREDFIVKIMECWTFI, from the exons ATGCAGACAGTTAAATGGATAGAGATGGTGCGGCTCGGCCCAACTGCCACCGAAAGGCCTTCCACTTTCGACGGCGAAAAG GTGCTGTCGATGAGCGATGAGCTGCGCCGGGCTCTGTACTCGTCGGGCGCCTCCATCGACATGGAGTTCTCGCCGCCCGACCTCATCGGCACCTCCGAGGTATTCACCATGGAGCACAG AGAGAAGCTGTGTTCGGTGctgccggcgcgcgcgcagggcTACATGTGGTCGCTGGCGTTCAGCACTAGCCAGCACGGCTTCTCGCTGGCCTCCATGTACCGCAAGATGCAGCGCGTCGACAGCCCCGTGCTGCTCGTCATACAGGACACTGACAACAAT GTATTCGGCGCTCTGACATCGTGCGCGCTGCACCCGTCGGAGCACTTCTACGGCACGGGCGAGTCGCTGCTGTTCTCGTTCCAGTGCAGCGGCGAGGAGGCGCGCCGCCAGTCGCAGGCCAACATCGACGCGCCCAAAGATCACGACAAGGACGACAACAAGGAACAAAAAGATG AACCACCAGCACCGGTGAAAACCAAATTCAAGTACTGGGGCTGGACCGGAGACAACATGTATTTCATTCGCGGCAGCAACGATAACATATCCATCGGCGCCGGAGA CGGCAAGTTCGGGCTGTGGCTGGACGGCGACCTGTACCTGGGCCGCACGCAGCGCTGCAAGACGTACGGCAACGAGCCGCTGACCACGCGCGAGGACTTCATCGTCAAGATCATGGAGTGCTGGACCTTCATCtga
- the LOC124644110 gene encoding TLD domain-containing protein 2 isoform X10 gives MFRLLRRLAAVIAAKVRKIEMIVFNASVKRRGTIHSVCDRGTLGHAARRRGTIHSICEVLSMSDELRRALYSSGASIDMEFSPPDLIGTSEVFTMEHREKLCSVLPARAQGYMWSLAFSTSQHGFSLASMYRKMQRVDSPVLLVIQDTDNNVFGALTSCALHPSEHFYGTGESLLFSFQCSGEEARRQSQANIDAPKDHDKDDNKEQKDEPPAPVKTKFKYWGWTGDNMYFIRGSNDNISIGAGDGKFGLWLDGDLYLGRTQRCKTYGNEPLTTREDFIVKIMECWTFI, from the exons ATGTTTCGGCTCTTACGACGACTCGCGGCCGTAATCGCAGCCAAGGTGCGGAAGATCGAAATGATAGTGTTTAATGCAAGCGTTAAAAGAAGGGGGACCATACACTCAGTATGCGACCGGGGCACTCTAGGGCACGCCGCCCGGAGGCGAGGGACCATACACTCCATATGCGAG GTGCTGTCGATGAGCGATGAGCTGCGCCGGGCTCTGTACTCGTCGGGCGCCTCCATCGACATGGAGTTCTCGCCGCCCGACCTCATCGGCACCTCCGAGGTATTCACCATGGAGCACAG AGAGAAGCTGTGTTCGGTGctgccggcgcgcgcgcagggcTACATGTGGTCGCTGGCGTTCAGCACTAGCCAGCACGGCTTCTCGCTGGCCTCCATGTACCGCAAGATGCAGCGCGTCGACAGCCCCGTGCTGCTCGTCATACAGGACACTGACAACAAT GTATTCGGCGCTCTGACATCGTGCGCGCTGCACCCGTCGGAGCACTTCTACGGCACGGGCGAGTCGCTGCTGTTCTCGTTCCAGTGCAGCGGCGAGGAGGCGCGCCGCCAGTCGCAGGCCAACATCGACGCGCCCAAAGATCACGACAAGGACGACAACAAGGAACAAAAAGATG AACCACCAGCACCGGTGAAAACCAAATTCAAGTACTGGGGCTGGACCGGAGACAACATGTATTTCATTCGCGGCAGCAACGATAACATATCCATCGGCGCCGGAGA CGGCAAGTTCGGGCTGTGGCTGGACGGCGACCTGTACCTGGGCCGCACGCAGCGCTGCAAGACGTACGGCAACGAGCCGCTGACCACGCGCGAGGACTTCATCGTCAAGATCATGGAGTGCTGGACCTTCATCtga